From one Anopheles cruzii chromosome 3, idAnoCruzAS_RS32_06, whole genome shotgun sequence genomic stretch:
- the LOC128271314 gene encoding zinc finger protein Noc, with the protein MVILEGTTMLQVGNNQYLQPDYLSPLPTTLDAKKSPLALLAQTCSQIGADPGNITVKSLVSPSDKNKKSASSNSNNSTSSSGSNSSASSSVDPTSHSSSASRSPSSVKTDKSDASPEIKLGFKPYEMNVLTTKVNLSKSVSVAPPTASSSLIDDRPSSKMSSGSDVLNNNSVSQINNNNNHLLVAGDGRKEQRALSPRGSADSPMSSSGRVGSASVKSMESGLGGGGGLGGGESVSNKCNTPDGNRRGTPSDREKSGSSGSGGHSSSNSPSSGMLSLHTSKEQQLAGQLPPSAHYKTSAYGISVAGLPSPSGIDHTNPAFRPPFAGAFSHHHAAMLAAAGYSGAAAAAAAATAAGANPYLSYTRVKTPSGGETLVPICKDPYCTGCQFSAHNHQMMMGSQCPAGCTQCDHQKYMAMALSSMPPSGYPGYPTHAAAAAAAAAAVAAANSGGGGVGQPPPTGSGGSGGRPYMCNWVVGDSYCGKRFNTTDELLSHLRSHTANLSDPAALALQQQLMPLSGIFPPTSMHHHRGYPNPPLSPLSAARYHPYVKPGSLPTGLPGSPYSAAAFNPAAAAFGQYYSPYAAALYGQRMGAAVHQ; encoded by the exons ATGGTGATACTTGAAGGTACCACAATGTTGCAAGTCGGAAATAATCAATATCTTCAGCCGGATTACCTTTCTCCGCTGCCAACCACG ttggACGCGAAGAAAAGTCCCCTGGCGTTGCTGGCGCAAACTTGCAGCCAGATCGGAGCAGATCCGGGCAACATCACCGTCAAGTCGCTGGTTTCACCGTCGGATAAGAACAAGAAATCGGCCTCCtcgaacagcaacaacagcacctcATCTTCTGGCAGCAACTCGTCGGCCTCGTCATCGGTCGATCCGACGTCGCACTCCTCGTCCGCGTcccgctcgccgtcgtcggtgaagACGGACAAATCGGACGCGTCGCCGGAGATCAAGCTCGGGTTCAAGCCCTACGAGATGAACGTGCTGACAACGAAAGTGAACCTTAGCaagtcggtgtcggtggcgccgccgacggcgtcgtcgtcgttgatcgACGATCGTCCATCGTCGAAGATGAGCAGTGGAAGTGACGTGTTGAACAACAACAGTGTGAGCcaaatcaataataataacaaccATCTGTTGGTGGCCGGTGACGGTCGGAAGGAGCAGCGAGCCCTTTCGCCCCGTGGCAGTGCCGACTCGCCCATGTCCTCTAGTGGCCGCGTTGGCAGTGCAAGTGTGAAGAGCATGGAAAGTggactcggcggcggcggcgggttgggtggtggtgagtcTGTGAGCAACAAATGTAACACTCCGGATGGTAATCGCCGAGGTACGCCGAGTGATCGTGAAAAAAGTGGTTCCAGCGGCAGTGGAGGCCACAGCTCTTCCAACAGTCCGTCGTCGGGCATGTTATCGTTGCATACGTCCAAGGAGCAGCAACTGGCCGGTCAGTTGCCACCTTCGGCGCACTACAAAACGAGCGCCTACGGCATCAGTGTGGCCGGCTTGCCCAGTCCATCGGGCATCGATCACACGAATCCCGCGTTCCGaccaccgttcgccggcgCCTTCAGCCATCATCACGCGGCCATGCTTGCCGCAGCCGGGTActccggagcagcagcggcggctgctgcggcaacggccgccggtgccaaCCCGTATCTCAGCTACACGCGTGTTAAGACTCCGTCGGGTGGCGAGACGCTGGTTCCGATCTGCAAGGACCCATACTGCACCGGCTGTCAGTTCTCGGCCCACAACCACCAGATGATGATGGGTAGCCAGTGTCCGGCCGGGTGCACACAGTGCGACCACCAAAAGTACATGGCCATGGCCCTTAGCTCCATGCCTCCGTCGGGTTATCCGGGTTATCCGACACATGCCGCTGCAGCCGcagctgccgcggccgccgttgcGGCGGCCAACTCTGGAGGCGGCGGTGTAGGACAGCCGCCACCCACCGGGAGCGGTGGTTCCGGCGGTCGACCGTACATGTGCAACTGGGTGGTAGGAGATTCGTATTGCGGTAAGCGGTTCAACACCACCGATGAACTGCTGTCGCACCTGCGCTCCCACACTGCCAACCTGTCCGATCCAGCCGCGTTGGCcctacagcagcagctgatgcCGCTGAGTGGCATCTTTCCGCCGACCTCAATGCATCACCATCGAGGATACCCCAATCCACCGCTCAGCCCACTGTCAGCCGCTCGGTATCATCCGTACGTGAAGCCAGGATCGTTGCCAACCGGTCTGCCCGGATCGCCGTACAGTGCGGCTGCCTTCAATccagccgccgctgccttCGGGCAGTACTATTCACCCTACGCAGCCGCCCTCTACGGCCAGCGGATGGGTGCCGCAGTGCACCAGTAG